The Tamandua tetradactyla isolate mTamTet1 chromosome 6, mTamTet1.pri, whole genome shotgun sequence genome contains the following window.
TTCCCAAAGATCACTCAGTAAATTAATGGGGGTAACCCTGATGATTGCAAGAAATCATCCCAATAGAAATCACTCCAACTAATATCTGGTGAAAAGACCCCAATGCCCAGTTGAGAGCCACTGCCCCATTCATAGGATGACCTCACCTCCTTTGGGGACTGTATCTTAAGAGGACACCCTTTCCCTACCCTTTCCAATAAAATGCCTTGTAAATAACATCTATCCATGGATGAGAGGGGGAAGATGCACATCTGAAATGCACGAGCAAGAACTTTGAAAGCAACCGAATAAAAACATAGTGGCTTCTGGTCCTTTCCTACCTGCCCCTTCTACTTGCCCCTAGGGAAGCGATTTCCTGCTTTCTGGGGAGGACCCTGGCTGATGAAGCTGAGGATGCCAGCAGAGGAAGAGGTTTACAACTACCAGAACTTGGACTAGCTCTTCTTGAGGGCAGAGGGGGAACTTGTGAGCTCACCCTGGATGGGAGTGAGGGGGAAAGACAGAGACTTCGATTTCCGGGGgctatttcagttttcttttccattttgtgcAATTTCACTTATGATATCAGCCAATGATTGGCTGCTGCTTCGGAAACTCCCCTTGGGGGCACCTTCTCTACTGAGCCTGACTCCCTATAAAGGGCTGGCCTGAGTCACACTTTCAGAGGAGACTGAGACAGCACGTGGGGAGTCTCCTCCAGTCCTTGCTCACAGCACCATGAAGGCCTCCGCAGCTGCCCTCGCAGCCCTCCTCGCCGCTGCTGCCCTCTGCACCCCAGCATCTGCCTCCCCATGTAAGTCCAGGGCTGACTACCCCCAAGAGTTGGCCCTCTCCCTAGAATGCTCTCTGTCCCATACCTTGCCCTCTTTTCAACTAGTATGTATTGCTGGACCCCATTATTTACATTATTACGAATTGTTTTGCCCGTATGATCAGCTGTCCCTGGCAGTTATCTAAGCCCTTCGGGGGCAGGGATCCCTGATTAGTTTTTCCGTGTTTTCAAAGTCTACCCCAGAGTTGGTAGGTGCTCACTGAATGCAGGCTGATGCTGTGGGTATTAGCCAGCAGGGACAACTCAAGCTGACCTTGGAACACAACTGACTCATGCCTGTCACTAGCAGGGTTTCTAAGAAACTTCTAAGCTAAATCCCTCCTGGGGCTTGAGAGAGAATAACAGTAATGCATGATTATTAAATACTATGTGTCAGGTATTGTACTGATTGTTCTATATGTATCTTATTTAAAACTCAGTTACTCTTTGAGTAATTGTCCTTGACTTACAAATGGGGAAatagaggttaagtaacttgcccaaagcacACAGCTAGGAAGCTGGGGAACGGGTGCATAAATTCAGTTCTATCTGGCTCTTAAACACTACTACTCTGCTGAGAAGTGGCAACTGACACTCTTGTCACCCCAAATTGACCAACAATGACTCTCCATTCACAGTCCTTCTACGGCTCAGCCAGTGCTTCTAGGATTTAATATGTATCCCTAGGCCCCACTTAGAGGTCCTGGCTGAGTCATGCAGTGTGAATTTTGGAAGCCACCCTGCACCCAACCCTAGGTCCCAAAGAAACCAAGGTCTGAGTCTACTGAGGATCCTGGAAGGGCAAGAATGAGGGGAGAGGGCTCAGGACAAGCCAAGAAGAGACCTAGGATGTCCTGAGGGCTTTGGTGTACAGGAAAGAAGACAAGCTGGGCTCAGATGATGGGGAGGGGAGATTCCCTTCGGTCCTCTGTTGGAATCCCTCCTCGGCCACTGTACCTCAGCTTCTGCCAAATGAGGATGAGAGTTCATTTAAGATAGAGCATACAGAGTAGCAGCACAATGCCCCATGTGCACTGGCCATGAATGAAAgggtttccttctttccttctcccagATGCCTCGGACACCACACCCTGCTGCTTTGCCTACATCACCCGCCCAGTTCCCCGTGCTCACATCAAGGAGTATTTCTACACTAGCGGCAAGTGCTCCAACCCAGCTGCCGTGTGAGTCTCAGCCCTGTGGAGACCTCCGGGAGGACAGGGCAGGGGGGTGTGATGAGGAAGGGACAACTTTTGTTCCCAGAGCCAGTCCCCCCAGAGGCCCTTCAGAGAGGATGCCTTGTCCACTCCAACCCATCCTCCTCTCACAGCTCCCTGTCCAGCCTCTGCTTCCCCAGCTGTAATGTGTGAAGACTACACAAGGTGGGCTTACAGGAGCCAGTCTACTCCGATGTGCTAGGTGCCTACGTTCTCAGAACTTGACAGATATGCCCCTAGAAGGCCCCTGAATGGAGAAGACTAACTCAGTTATCCTTTTCCAGTTAGAATCCCACAGTCCCCCGTACCCCAGGCACAGTCAAATCCATCTACAACCTAAAAGGAATTAGGCAGGAAAGGGCAGGCGGGGGTCTAGGCCCTAGTTGCAGTCAAGTAAAAAACTATTGCTTAGAGTATCTAAAATTACatggaaaagaataataattcCTACTGTATTGGAAGCGCCTGCTGTGTGTCCAGTGTCTTCTGGGTATTATCTTTCAACGTAAGAGTCCTAGCAGGTATGCATAACCACATTTCAGATaatgaaactgagactcagggaggtttggtgacttgcccaaagttcCACAGTAAGTGAGAGATAGAGCCTGTCTATGGAGCCTCTTCTTTCTAATATAGCAAGGTTATTAATGACAGGTGCTTAGGAAATCTAACATGATAGAGACTTAAAGAATGGGAATGGAGAAAACACGAAGTTTCCTAAATAgggctaaatttattccaaaaactCTCATGACACTGCAAAGTAACAAGTATTCAAAGCTGGACTTTGGCTCTGATGAATCTCTCTAAGGTAATGGTAATGATTTAGCACTATTAATgtaatataatttttcaaaaaaataatctttcactgagcacctattatgtacaGGCAGAGATTGATAACCACCATCCCTCACCGCCTAGAAGGAAGAGAAGATGCCCCTATGACTAGAGTACTGGGTATAAGAACATTACAAAAGGCAGTGCAGTCCAGAGCAGGGAGTCAGGAAAGGGAAGTTGGGAGAGGTTTGCTGCCAAAAGTACCATTTGAGGTAGGATTTGGACTTGCAGAGAAAAGCCTGAGGGACTGGGTCCATCAGGCAGGGGGATGCCTCCAAGATTTTTCTTTGGTTTATGCAAAGTCTCCATCTATGGAGCACTGAGCAATGAGGCAGAAAGAGAGGAGCTGGCCCCATCCTGGAAAGGGCTTGCTCatcaggacaaagaaacaaaagcttTAGGGTGTCGAGTGTAAAATGAGCTTCAAGACGGAAAGCCTAGAAAACAGGAGTCCAGTTAAAAGGTTATCTTTACtgagcagtgcaatggtggctcagtggcagaattcttgtctgccataccagagaccagggttcacttcccagaacttgcccatgccaaaaaaaaaaaaaaaaaggaatggttaCCTTTATCCACTTAAGTGGAATTGGAGGCTGAATAATGCAGGGAGGGataggagaggagaaaggagttAGAAAACTTCAGAAGTGGAATTAGCAGGCTCCAGTAGGTGATGTGAGGTCAGAAGACAGTGGTTAAGGATTTCACCGTTTCAGCTGAGATGGCTGGAAAAGGGCAAATCCTCTGAGTTCAAAGAAAGAGCTGTTTAAAGGGAAAGTAGATTGTGTAGTTTGGGTTTGTTTGAGCCTGAGGTCCTGGCAAGACAACTCTGTGGAAACGCCAGATAGAGAGTGTGAAATGAAAGGGTAGCTGAGAAAAGCATGTCAAGGATAGAGATATGACATTATTTCATAGGAGAAAGGGCTCTTCCAATTAAAGAGAGGCAACAAAACACAGTCTTAGGTAGCACTGGCTCTAGACGGGTCTACCTTTGTTAGAATCCCAGTCCTGCCACTTGACAGTGCAtgagcaagtcatttaacttctctgagcccccattttctcatctgcaaaatggacaGAAGTACTTCCCTCACAGCCTCAGTgagaataaaatgcttagaatatGATTAGCACACAGTGGGTGCCAAATAagcattgatttatcattatctAAACAGATACATAGAAGTCACAGGTGGATGCACTTCATACATTCAGTAAATATCCATTAAGGCCAAGGGCCCAAGTCTAGGGAAAAAGTACAGAAATAAGGGTGGAAACTTTCAGAACACCTGCCTTAAAGGGCAAGTGAAGGTGGAGGCTCCCAATGAGACTGAACaggcagagaggaaggagggaacTCAAGCAAATAAAGGGTCCCAAAATTGGGGTCAGGGAGAGACGGCTTtgcaaggaaggaagggagagcagAAGGAGGAAATGGAGGCCTGAGCAACCCTTCCCCAAGGTATTGGTTTTCTGACCTTTTGACTTCCTGGCTGCAGGCCAAGAGGGCAAGAGAGAAGATAATGAATTTGGCAGGATTTCCTGGCTGACTCTGGGCTGACCACAAGCAGGGTCTGTGCCTGAAGCTCCCTCACCACCCCAAATAAGAAACAAACCCTAAAAGGCATGAGAGCCCAGAACACCTCTCCTACTCCCAGGGTGGAAGAAAGAGAGATGGTCATATTGTGggtgtaattaataccactgaattggaCACTTGAAAGCAGTTAAAGTGGGAAATTGAGTTGTATATGTTCCTATAAAAAGTTTCAAAGGAGAAATTGTCAAGGGGTTTCTGGGTAAGTCTCAGAAAAGGGGAAGCAGCTTCCCTGAGAGCAAATGTTATCCATGATAgagcctgttctagtttcctagctgccagaatgcaacacaccagagatggattggctttcaataaaagatttattttgctagcttttcagaggaaaggcagctaactttcatctgaggttctttcttacgtgggaaggcttaggtaatctctgctggccttctctctagacctctgggttccaacaactttccctggggtgattcctttctgcatctccaaaggcctgggctgagctgcgagtgctgagatgaggtatggtgagctgtttgggctgtgctacattgagctctctcatttaagc
Protein-coding sequences here:
- the CCL5 gene encoding C-C motif chemokine 5; translation: MKASAAALAALLAAAALCTPASASPYASDTTPCCFAYITRPVPRAHIKEYFYTSGKCSNPAAVFVTRKNRQVCANPEKKWVREYINALEMT